The genomic segment CTGCTGTTCGCCGTCGCCGCGATCGCCGCCGCGGTCGCCGGGAAACTGGGTGCCTGCTGGGGTGCGGCGCGCCTCGCCGGTGAGCCGCAGGACGTGTCGCTGCGGGTGGGCACGCTGATGAACGCGCGCGGGCTGATGCAGTTGATCGCGATCAACGTCGGGCTGGCCGCCGGGATCGTGACGCGGGAACTGTTCAGCGTGCTGGTGCTGGTCGCGATCGTCACCACGGTGATGGCCACGCCGATGCTGTCCCTGTGGGACCGGCTGGACCGGCGGCGCGCCGTCGCGAAGGCCGACCGGCCGTCCGACGAGGTCACCGGCGCTCAGGGGAACACGACCGTGCTGTGACCGTTGAGCAGGACCCGTCGTTCGCAGTGCCAGCGCACCGCGCGTGAAAGCGCCAGCGCTTCGGCGTCGCGGCCGACGGTCTGCAGCGCACGCGGGTCGTAGGTGTGGTCGATGCGGATGACCTCCTGCTCGATGATCGGGCCTTCGTCCAGGTCGGAGGTGACGTAGTGGGCGGTGGCGCCGACGAGCTTGACGCCCCGGTCGTAGGCCTGGTGGTAGGGCTTGGCGCCTTTGAAGCCGGGCAGGAACGAGTGGTGGATGTTGATCGCGCGCCCGTGCAGCGCCTTGCTGGTGGCGTCGGAGAGAATCTGCATGTACCGCGCCAGCACGACCAGTTCGGCTTCGTGGTCATCGACGAGCCGCAGCAGGCGGGCCTCGGCGGCCTCCTTCGTTTCCGGGGTGACCGGCACGTGGAGGAACGGGAGGCCCGCCTGCTCGGCCATCGGGCGCAGGTCCTCGTGGTTGGACACCACGGCCACGAGTTCGCCGCCGAGACTGCCCGCGCGCCAGCGGTAGATGAGGTCGTTGAGGCAGTGCCCGAGCTTGGAGACCATGACCAGGATCCGCGCCCCACGGGCGGCGCTGAATTCGTAGGTCATCTGGAACTCGGCGGCCACCTCGGCGAACCCCACGTCGATCCGGTGCAGATCGGCGCCCTCGGGCGGGGTGACCTGGGTGCGCATGAAGAGCCGGTCGCGCACGGGATCGTCGAACTGGCGGTGTTCGCCGATGTCGCAGCCCTGCTCGAACAGGTAGCTGCTCACCGCGCGGACGATGCCGGTGCGGTTCGGGCAGCTCAGGGTCAGGGTGATGGCTTCGGCCACGGTGCGCTCGCCTCCTTCTCGGCGGACTCATATATCAATCTGCTCGTTGCCTTAGAATGAGCGCGTGACCATCGCCGAGCAGCCTCCCGCCTCACTGGCCGACCTGGCCTACGTCGCACTGCAGGACCGGCTGATCATGCTCGACATCCCGCCCATGGCCCCGATCGACGACCTGGCGGTGGCCGAATCCCTCGGCATGGGCCGCACCCCGGTGCGCGAAGCCCTGAAACGACTCGAAGTCGACCGGCTGGTGATCTCGTACCCGCGGCGAGGCACCTTCGCCACGGGGGTGGACATCACCGACCTCGCCTACATCTCCGAGATCCGCGTCCACTTGGAACCATTGGCAGCCCGGCGCGCCGCCGAAACCTCCAGCGAGCCGAGCCGCTCCAACTTGGCGACCTTGGCCGACGCGATCGAGGAACTGGACGTGCGCTCCATGGCCCGCCACGACCTGATGCACTGGGACCTGCGAGTGCACCGCGCCATCTACCGCGCCGCGGGCAACCCGCACCTCGAAGACACGCTGGTGCGCTACCACAACCTGGCCACCCGGATCTTCTGCCTCTTCCTCGACCGCATCACCCACTTCGACAGTCACATCAAGGAACACGTCGGCCTCCTACGCTCCATCTCCACCGGCGGCGCGGACGAAGCCGACCAGCTGGCACGCACCCACGTAACCAACTTCGAAACCGCCATCCGAGCCCTGATCTGACCCCTCCGCCCGCTCCCCCACCCCCGAACCCCACACTCCTGCAGCCGAACCCCACACTCAGGCACCCGAGTTCCACGTTCGGACAGCCGAGTTCCACACTGGCGTAGCCGAACCCCACACTCGGGCAAGCGAACCCCACGTTCACGTAGCCGGGCACTCACCTGAGCACGCAAGTTCCGCGCTCGCATACCCGAATCTCACGCTGAGGCAGGCGAGTTCCACGTTCGGGCAGCCGAAACCCGCACTCGGGCAGGCGACTTTCACGCTCGGGCGCGCGAACCCCGCGTTCGCGCAACCGGGGCCCACACCCAAGCAGGCGAGTTCCACTTTGCTGAACCCGAGAGCCGCACTCAGGCAGGCAGCTTTCACACTCGTGTAGGAACCCACTTTCGGACGAGCGAAACTCACGTTCGGGCTGGCGAACCCCGCGTTCGCGCAGCCGAAGCCCGCGCTTGGGCAAGCGGGATTCGCGCTCGCGTAGCTGTGGTCGGCTCTCGGGCAAGGGAGCCCCACCCTCGCGTGGCCGGGTTCTGCGGTCCCGTTGGGGCTCTTGTAGCGGGAAGTCATTGGCGGATTTTGGTCATGGTGGGGTCGTAGAGGGGTTCGGGGGTGACGGTGGCTTGTATGCGTCGGTCGAAGTAGTGGATGGTGACTGGGGTGCCGGTCGTTGCGGATGGGGGGAGCCAGGCGTAGGCGATCGGCTTTTGGATGGTGTGGCCGTAGGCTGCGGAGGTTACGTAGCCTACGGCCTTCCCGTTCAGGAAGACTGGTTCGTGGCCTAGCACCATGCTTTGGCCGTCGTCGATGGTGAGGCAGGTCAGGCGTCGGGTGGGGGGTTCGGCATCGGCGAGGGCCTGGTGGCCGACGTAGTTTGTTTTGTTCTTGTGGATGGCGAAAGCCAGGCCTGCTTCTTCAGGGGTGTGCTCGGTGGTCATGTCGGTACCCCAGGCGCGGTAGCCCTTCTCCAGGCGCAGGCTGTTGAACGCGGCGCGGCCCGCGGCGATCACGCCCAGCGGCTGCCCTGCTTCCCACAGCGCGGACCAAAGTCGTCGGCCGTGTTCGGCGCTGGTGTAGAGTTCCCAGCCCAGTTCGCCTACATAGGACAGTCGCATGGCGACGACGGGGATGCCCGCGATGGAAGCGTGCTGTAGGCGGAAGTACTTGAGTGCCTCATGGGAGAAGTCCTCATCGCTCAGCGGCTGCACCAGGTCTCGAGCGAGTGGGCCCCAGACGCCTACGCAACAGGTGCCGCCGGTGATGTCGCGGATCTGCACGTCGTCTGGCGCCTCGCGTCGGAAGTAGGCCAGGTCCAGGTTTCCGTTGGCGCCTACCTGATACCTGTCCGTCGCAAGCCGGGCCACGGTCAGGTCCGAGCGGATGCCGCCCGCCGCGTCGAGCATCAGGGTGTACGTCACCGAACCGACCGACTTGTCCATCTTGCCCGTGGTGAGGCGTTGCAGGAATTCGGTGGCGCCCGGTCCGGCGACCTCGATCCGCTTCAACGGGGTCATGTCGTACATCGCGACGCCGGTGCGTGTCTTCCACGCTTCCACCGCGGCGATCGGCGAGTGGAACATCGCCGACCACGCGTCCCGCCGCGGGGGCTGCCACTCCGGCGGTAGTTCTTCGAGCAGCCGGGCGTTCGACTCGTACCAGTGCGGCCGTTCCCAGGTGTGCGCCTCCAGGAAGTACGCGCCCAACTCCTGCTGCTGCGCGTAGAACGGACTCACCTTCAGCTCCCGCGGCGAAAGCCGGGGCTGCAACGGGTGCAGCACATCGTAGATCTCCACGAAGTTGCGTTGCGCCGTTTCGTCCACATAGGAATCGGTCGTCTGCGCCTCGTCGAACCGGTTGACGTCACATCCGTGCAGTCCGACCTCGCTTCGCCCGTCCACCAGCAGTTGCGCGACCGCTTTCGCCACGCCGGACGAATGCGTGACCCACACCGCCTCCGCCACCCAGAAGCCCGCCACGTCCGGCGACTCCCCGATCAGCGGCCCGTTGTCCGGCGTGAACGAGAAAACGCCGTTGAACCCGGTCTCGACCTTCGCTTCGCGCAGTGCGGGCAGCAGCTCCTTGCTGTGCTCCCACGAAAGCGCGAAGTCCGCCTCGGTGAACGGCAGCATCGACGGCATCGCCTGCTCGGTCGCCTGGTCGACCTCGGGCAGATCGGCCAGCCGCGCCGGCATCGGGCGGTGGGCGTAGGTGCCGATGCCGAGGCAGTCGTTGTGCTCGCGGTAGTACAGGTCGTGGTCCTGGTGCCGCAGGATCGGCAACCGCGCTTCGATCAGCTCGTCGTTGCGGCCCGCGAGTTCGGCGAGCTGCCCGGTGCGGGCGTACTGGTGCGCCAGCGGCAGCAACGGCACCTTCATCCCGACCAGGTCACCGATGGCACGACCCCAAAACCCGGCGCACGACACCACGATGTCGGCCGGGATCTCCTTCCCCGTGCCGGTGCGCACGCCCGTCACCCGGCCACCCTGCTGGAGCACCTCGGTGACCTGGGTCGAGCCGCGGAACAACGCACCACGCGACTCGGCACGCCGGGCCAGCGCGACCACCGCACGCGACGCCTTGGCCAGGCCGTCGGTGGGTGTGTGCAGCCCGCCGAGCACCCTTTCCCTATCCAGCAGGGGATGCAGCTCCACGCACCGAGCGGGGTCGACCACTTCGGCGGGCACTCCCCACGACCGGGCCCAGCCCTGCTTGCGGTGCAGATCGGCCAGCCGTTCCGGGGTGGTCGCCACCTCCAAGCCGCCGACCTGGTTGAAGCACCAGTCACCGTCGAGCCCCAGCAGCTTCTCCACGGTGTAGGCGGCGAACGCGGTCATCGTCTTCGACGGGTTCGTCTGGAAGACCAGGCCGGGCGCGTGCGAGGTGGAGCCACCGGTCAGCGGCAGCGGTCCCTGGTCGAGCACGGTGACCCGGGACCAGCCGCGCCCGGTCAGTTCGTCGGCCAGGTTGGCGCCGACGATCCCGGCTCCGATGATGACGACGCGGGGCGTGGTGCTCATGTCGGTTCTCCTCGCTGGTCGCGGAATTCCTCGGCGGCGTCGAGCACCCAGTCGGCGAGGTAGGCCGCGAAGGACTGGCGGACGAACAGGCGGAAGTCCTCGGCACCGAGCGCGAGCAGCAGCACCCCGGTGTGGCCGACCTGGGTCTGCGCGCAGGCACCCGCCGGGAACGCCGACGGCCTCAGATCCAGCGAGCAGCCCAGCGAAAGCAGTTCACGGGCCAGTGGCCCACGCAACCGGATGCTCGTGCGCTGCGCGGAAACGTCGATGGCGGCGCCGTCGAACGCCGAGACCACCCACCCCAGTTCTTGTTCGAACTCCAGCGGCTGGGCGGTCGAACTGGTGACCAGCCACTCGTCGGGGCCGAGCCAGATGAGCTGGCCCTCGCAGGTGTGGGTCCAGGTGTTCGGTTCGACCGGCAATGCTGTGCCGAGCGTGCGCCCGAGCGCCGCGGCGCCCGGGCCGTCCGGGTCGATCCGCAGGTTCACCGCGGCGACCGGGTCCTCGGCGAGCACGGTCAGCCCGCCGGACAGCCCGGCCAGCGCCGCCCGCCGGTTCTCCAGCGGGTGCGTGCGGTACAGGGTGTCAGCCATCGCGGCGGGCTCCTTCCGGGTCGACCAGCACGGTTTCCCCGATCACGGCGGGCACCAGCACGCCGGCCACCGGCACGTGCACCAGCTCGCCGATCCGCGCGCGGCCGTTCTTCACCAGTGCCAGCGCGAACGGGCGCGCCAGTTCCGCGCTGTGGTAGCTGGAAGTGACGTGCCCGAGCATCGGCACCGGGGGTTCCGGCAATTTGCCGTCCTCGTACAGCTCGACGATCTGCGAACCTTCCGGCAACTTCGTGCGGCCGTCGGTGGGCAGCAGCGAAACGAACTGCTTGCGTTGCGGATTGTTGTTCTCCGGACGGGCGAACGAGCGCTTGCCGACGAAGTCTTCCTTCTTCTTCGACACCACCCAGTTCATGCCGAGGTCCTGCGGGGTGACCGTGCCGTCGGTGTCCTGCCCGATGATCGGATAGCCCTTCTCCGCACGCAGCACGTGCATGGTTTCCGTGCCGTACGGCGTGATTCCGAACCGCCGGCCCGCCGCGAGCAGCCGTTCCCACAACGCGAGCGCATACCAGGAGTTGACGTTGACTTCGTAGGCCAGTTCACCGGAGAACGAGATGCGGGCGATGCGCACCGGGACACCGTCGAGCGTGGTGTCGCGCCAGGACATGAAGGGGAACGCGTCGTTGGAGACGTCCAGCTCGGCGAAGACCTCCCCGATCACCTCGCGCGACCGCGGGCCGACGACCGGGAACACCGACCACTGCTCGGTCACCGAGGTCAGGTGCACCCGCAGCTCCGGCCACTCCGTCTGCAGCCACTCCTCCATCCAGTCCAGGACGGTGGCGGCACCGCCGGTGGTCGTGGTGAGCAGGTAGCGGTCCTCGTCGATGCGCAGCACGGTGCCGTCGTCGAGCACCATGCCGTCGTTGCCGCACAGCACCCCGTACCGGACGCGGCCGACCTTCAGCGTGCTCATCATGTTGGTGTAGAGGCGATCGAGCAGCACGCCGGCGTCCGGGCCCTGCACGTCGATCTTGCCCAGTGTGGAGCCGTCGAGCATGCCGACGCTCGACCGGGTCGCCGCGCACTCCCGCAGGACCGCGGCATCCATGTCCTCGCCGGGCCGCGGGTAGTACCGGGGGCGCTTCCACTGCCCGACGTCCTCGAACACCGCGCCCGCTTCGGCGTGCCAGTCGTGCAGCGGCGTGGTGCGCACGGGATCGAACAGCTCGCCCCTCCCCCGCCCGGCCAGCGCCGCGAAGGCGACCGGCGTGTACGGCGGCCGGAACGTGGTGGTGCCGAGGTCCTCGATGCCCACGTCCAGCAGTTCCGCGGTGATGCCCGAAGCGAGGACCCCGGAGGTCTTGCCCTGGTCGTGCGCGGTACCGATGGTGGTGTACCGCTTGACGTGCTCGACCGAGCGCAAACCGGCGCCCACCGCGCGGCCGAGGTCGGCCACCGTGGCGTCGCGCTGGAGGTCGACGAACTGACGTTCCGGGTCGCCGTCCGTGCGCCACACCACCGCCGCCGGGGTGCGGGCCGGTTCGGGACCAGCCGCCGGTGTGTCCGGACCGCCGCCTTCGCGCAGCACCCCGGCCAGGTCGAGGGTCCCGTTGGCCGCACCGATCACGGTGACCCCCGGCAGCGAGCCGGACGGGCGGAACGAACCGAGGGAAGGGTCGTAGGCCAGCGCACCGCGAACGTGGCTGAACAGGTGCACGACCGGGTTCCAACCGCCCGAGACCAGCAGCAGGTCCGCGGGCAATCGCACGCCGCCATCGGTGGTGCGGGCGAGCACGGCTCGCACCCGCTCCTCGCCCTCCGTCCCGGTGACCATTGTGGACGGTTGTACGGTGACGCCAACGTCGTTCGCCCGGCTTTTCCAGTCGAGCGGTGGGTTCTCGCGGACGTCGAGCACGGTCACCCTCGCGCCGGCGCCCGCGAGGTCGACCGCCGCGGCGTAAGCGGCATCATCAGCGGTGAACACCACGATCTCGCGTCCGGCGAGCACGCCGTAGCGGTGCAGGTAGTCGCGTGCCGACGCGGCCAGCATGATCCCGGGCCGGTCGTTGTCCTCGAACACGATCGGCCGTTCCTGCGCCCCGGTGGCGACCACGACCTTCAGCGCCCGGATGCGGTGTACTCGCTGACGGCTGCGCTGCGCGGGCGCGTCAAACCCGAGGTGGTCGGTTCGCCGTTCGAGCGCGAGCACGAAGCCGTCGTCGTACTGACCGAAAGCGGTGGTGCGCTGCAGGTGCCGGACGCCCAGCCGCGCCAGCTCCGCCACGACGTCATCGACGAATTCGAGCGCGGGACGGCCGTCGATCACCTCGGTGCCGGTCAGGCTCCCGCCCGCGGTGGGCCGGTCGTCGAGCAGGACCACGTCCTCACCGGCACGGGCCGCCGAGAGCGCGGCGAGCAGCCCGGCCGGGCCCGCGCCGATGACCAGGGTGTCGGTGTGCGTGTGCTTGCGGTCGTACCGGGCCGGATCGGGGGTGTCGGCCAACCGTCCCTGCCCGTTGACGCCGCGCGCGACCAGGCCGTCGACCAGCTCGACCGTGGTGGCTTGCAGCATCGGCTCGGGGAACGGCCGTTCGACCTGCACCAGCGCGGTCGCGTCCTCGGTCCACGCCGCACTGATGCCGTGCGGGCGCCCGAGTTTGACGCTGGCGCCGACCAGGTGCACCCCGTTGGCCAGCAACGCCGACGCCAGTGTGTCGCCCGGGTGGCCGGTGTACTCGCGGCCGTCGAAGGTGAAGGAGAGCGTGCGGCCGCGGTCGACGCGGCCGTATCCGTGGACCCGGCTCACACCCGCACCTCCTTCGGCCGCGGCTTGGTGGTGCTGAGGAACCGGTAGGTGTGCGTGTCCCGCACGGCGTCGAACCAGCGGCGGCAGCCGGCACTGTGGCTCCACCGCTCGGCGAAGGTACCCTTCGGGTTGTCGCGGTAGAAGACGTACTCGGCCCAGTCCTGATCGGACAGTTCGGCCGGGCGCTCGGGGTAGGCGACCCCGGCCTGGCCGCCGTAGTGGAACTCGACCTCCTCGCGGGGGCCGCACCAGGGGCAGTGGATGAGTTGCATGGCAGTCCTCGCGGTTTCAGTGGGCCACGGCGGCGGCGCCGTGCTCGTCGACGAGTGCGCCGGTGGTGAACCGGCCGAGGCTGAACGGCGCGACGTACGGGTGCGGCTCGCCGTGGGCGATGGTGTGCGCGTAGCACCAGCCGATGCCCGGCGTGGCCTTGAACCCGCCGGTCCCCCAGCCCGCGTTGACGAAGACGTTCTCGTACGGCGTGTGCCCGATGATCGGGCTCGCGTCCGGGGTGACATCGACGATGCCCGCCCACGATCGGAGCAGGTGCGCGCGGGCGAACACGGGGAACAGTTCCACCGCCGCGGCCATCTGCCGCTCGATGATGTGGAAGGCGCCGCGCTGCCCATAACCGTTGTAGGCGTCCACGCCCGCGCCCATCACCAGTTCGCCCTTGTGCGCCTGGGAGACGTACACGTGCACGGCGTTGGACATGACGATGGTCGGGTGCACCGGCTCCAGCAACTCGGAGACCAGTGCCTGCAACGGGTGCGACTGCAGCGGGGCCCGGACGCCGAGGTGGTCCAGCAGCACCGAGGTGTGCCCGGCGGCGCAGAGCGCGACCGTGCCGCAGCCGATGTCACCGCGACTGGTGCGCACGCCGGTCACCCGGTCACCGTCCACAGTGAACCCGAGGACCTCGCAGTCCTGGATCAGGTCGATCCCGGCTTCGTCGGCCCGGCGTGCGAATCCCCAGGCGACGTAATCGTGCTTGGCGATACCCGCGCGCGCCTGGTAGGTCGCCCCCTGGACGGGATAGCGGATGTCCTCCGAGGTGTTGATGATCGGGCAGATCCGTTTGACCTCGTCCGGCTCGAGCCACTCCGCGTCGATGCCGTTGAGCTTGTTGGCCTCGACGCGGCGGACGGAGTCACGGATGTCCTGCTCGGTGTGCGCCAGGTTGAGCACCCCGCGCTGGGAGAACAGGATCGGGTAGCCGAGGTCGTCCTCCAGGCCCTCCCACAGCTTCAGCGAATGCTCGTAGATCGCCGCGGACTCGTCCCACAGGTAGTTCGACCGGATCAGCGTGGTGTTGCGGGCCATGTTGCCGCCGGCCAGCCAGCCCTTCTCCAGCACCGCCACGTTGGTGATGCCGTGGTTCTTCGCCAGGTAGTGCGCGGTGGCCAGGCCGTGCCCGCCGCCGCCGACGATCACCACGTCGTAGGTCTTCTTCGGCTCCGGGTTGCGCCAGAGGAAGTCGGGGTGCTCGGGCAGGTCCGCGCCCGGCGGGTTCGTGGTCATCCGGCACTCCCGTCATATCTTTGTCGGACGGCTGATATATCAGTCAAGTGTCACGCTAGACCGCTGGTCCGAAGCGGTCAACCAGGCAATCAGGTGGTCCACGTGACAGCGTGATCACGGAACGCGATCAGCGGATGGCGTCCGCGACCCAGTCCCGGAACTCGGCGATGTGGTGCTCGCTGGGCACCAGCACCCCACCGGCGGCGTAGGCCTTCGACGACATCCCGGGCTGGCAGCGCTCGCAGGCGTCGAAGTCCTGCTGGTTCACCCGGTGGAACAGCTCCACCGACCGGCTCAGGTCCGCGCCGCTGTCGATGACCGGCCGCGGGTAGAGCCAGTCGCACTCGACCACCGTCCGGTCCACCGCCATCGGGTACATGCGGTGGAAGATGACGTGGTCGGGCACCAGATTGAGGAAGACCTGCGGGTTGACGGTGATCGCGTAGTAGCGCCGGTCGTGGCTTTCGTCGAGTCCGGCGAGCTTGCCGAACCCGCCCTGCCCGTCGACGGTGAACCCGGTGACCTCCTCGCCGAACTCGGCGCCGTGGCCGACGAAGTACTGGGCGGCGTACCCGTCGGCGAACTCCGGCAGCACCTCGGTCAGCTCCGGGTGGATGGTCGCGCAGTGGTAGCACTCCATGAAGTTCTCGACGATCAGCTTCCAGTTCGCCTTGACCTCGTAGGTGATCCGGCGGCCGACGACCAGCTCGTCGAGGCCCCACCGCTCGATCGTCTCCTCGTCCCCGAGCCGGGCGGCGACCACGGCTTGCACGGTGTCGGCGAAGGACGGCGGCTCGTCGGCCAAGCACACCCAGACCGTGCCGAGCCATTCCCGCAGGGCGACGCCGATGAGGCCGTACTCGCGGCGGTCGACGTCGGCCATCGAGTTCAGGTTCGGGGCCGCGATGAGCGAGCCGTCGAGGCCGTAGGTCCAGGCGTGGTACGGGCACTGGAGCGACCGCCGTACCGAGCCGGAGCCGTCCGTGCACAACCGCGCACCGCGGTGGCGGCAGACGTTGAGGAAGGCACGCAGGGCACGGTCCCGGCCGCGGACGATCAGCACGCTCTCCCCGCCGACCTCGACCGTGCGGAAGCCGCCGGGCTCGGGCAGGTCGCCGGCGCGGGCGGCGGCGAACCAGGTGCGCTGGAAGATCCGCTGCTGCTCGCGTTCGAAGATCGCGGGGTCGGTGTAGTGGGCACCGGGCAGGGTCGGGATGAGGCTGGCGGCGGATTCCGGCTGCCTGCCCCGGACTTCGACGGAACTCACGGCGGTCCTTCCTTCCCTGCGGGTCAGTTCGAGGTGGACAGGAGTGCGGCCAGCCTGCGGCGCCAGCGCCCGAACGAGCGGGCGCGGTCGACCGCGAGCACGGCCACCGGATCACCGGTGCGGTTCCGGTAGAGCGCGAGGAAGTCGAAGGCAGCCACCTCACCCTCGAGCACCTCCACCGTGCTGTCCTCGGTGCGGTGCCCGGCGAACTGGATGCGGTGGCCGTACTGGTCCGACCAGAAGTACGGCAGCGCGTGGTGGGCAGGCGGGGTGTGGTCGTGGCCCAGCAGGGCGGAGACCGCGGCGACCGGCTGCTGCACGGCGTTGGTCCAGTGCTCCAGGCGCAGCGGCGCGGTGGCGTACGGCTGATCGGCGTTGGCGCAGTCACCGGCCGCGACCACGCCGGGCACGTTCGTGGCACCACGCGTGTCGGTCCGCACCCCGTTGGCGAGGTCGACGCCGGAGCCGATCAGCCACTCCACGCACGGCGAGGCACCGACGCCCAGCACCACGACGTCCGCGGGCAGC from the Amycolatopsis magusensis genome contains:
- a CDS encoding 2Fe-2S iron-sulfur cluster-binding protein, which codes for MSRVHGYGRVDRGRTLSFTFDGREYTGHPGDTLASALLANGVHLVGASVKLGRPHGISAAWTEDATALVQVERPFPEPMLQATTVELVDGLVARGVNGQGRLADTPDPARYDRKHTHTDTLVIGAGPAGLLAALSAARAGEDVVLLDDRPTAGGSLTGTEVIDGRPALEFVDDVVAELARLGVRHLQRTTAFGQYDDGFVLALERRTDHLGFDAPAQRSRQRVHRIRALKVVVATGAQERPIVFEDNDRPGIMLAASARDYLHRYGVLAGREIVVFTADDAAYAAAVDLAGAGARVTVLDVRENPPLDWKSRANDVGVTVQPSTMVTGTEGEERVRAVLARTTDGGVRLPADLLLVSGGWNPVVHLFSHVRGALAYDPSLGSFRPSGSLPGVTVIGAANGTLDLAGVLREGGGPDTPAAGPEPARTPAAVVWRTDGDPERQFVDLQRDATVADLGRAVGAGLRSVEHVKRYTTIGTAHDQGKTSGVLASGITAELLDVGIEDLGTTTFRPPYTPVAFAALAGRGRGELFDPVRTTPLHDWHAEAGAVFEDVGQWKRPRYYPRPGEDMDAAVLRECAATRSSVGMLDGSTLGKIDVQGPDAGVLLDRLYTNMMSTLKVGRVRYGVLCGNDGMVLDDGTVLRIDEDRYLLTTTTGGAATVLDWMEEWLQTEWPELRVHLTSVTEQWSVFPVVGPRSREVIGEVFAELDVSNDAFPFMSWRDTTLDGVPVRIARISFSGELAYEVNVNSWYALALWERLLAAGRRFGITPYGTETMHVLRAEKGYPIIGQDTDGTVTPQDLGMNWVVSKKKEDFVGKRSFARPENNNPQRKQFVSLLPTDGRTKLPEGSQIVELYEDGKLPEPPVPMLGHVTSSYHSAELARPFALALVKNGRARIGELVHVPVAGVLVPAVIGETVLVDPEGARRDG
- a CDS encoding sarcosine oxidase subunit gamma, which encodes MADTLYRTHPLENRRAALAGLSGGLTVLAEDPVAAVNLRIDPDGPGAAALGRTLGTALPVEPNTWTHTCEGQLIWLGPDEWLVTSSTAQPLEFEQELGWVVSAFDGAAIDVSAQRTSIRLRGPLARELLSLGCSLDLRPSAFPAGACAQTQVGHTGVLLLALGAEDFRLFVRQSFAAYLADWVLDAAEEFRDQRGEPT
- a CDS encoding GntR family transcriptional regulator — encoded protein: MTIAEQPPASLADLAYVALQDRLIMLDIPPMAPIDDLAVAESLGMGRTPVREALKRLEVDRLVISYPRRGTFATGVDITDLAYISEIRVHLEPLAARRAAETSSEPSRSNLATLADAIEELDVRSMARHDLMHWDLRVHRAIYRAAGNPHLEDTLVRYHNLATRIFCLFLDRITHFDSHIKEHVGLLRSISTGGADEADQLARTHVTNFETAIRALI
- a CDS encoding sarcosine oxidase subunit beta family protein, which codes for MTTNPPGADLPEHPDFLWRNPEPKKTYDVVIVGGGGHGLATAHYLAKNHGITNVAVLEKGWLAGGNMARNTTLIRSNYLWDESAAIYEHSLKLWEGLEDDLGYPILFSQRGVLNLAHTEQDIRDSVRRVEANKLNGIDAEWLEPDEVKRICPIINTSEDIRYPVQGATYQARAGIAKHDYVAWGFARRADEAGIDLIQDCEVLGFTVDGDRVTGVRTSRGDIGCGTVALCAAGHTSVLLDHLGVRAPLQSHPLQALVSELLEPVHPTIVMSNAVHVYVSQAHKGELVMGAGVDAYNGYGQRGAFHIIERQMAAAVELFPVFARAHLLRSWAGIVDVTPDASPIIGHTPYENVFVNAGWGTGGFKATPGIGWCYAHTIAHGEPHPYVAPFSLGRFTTGALVDEHGAAAVAH
- the purU gene encoding formyltetrahydrofolate deformylase; the protein is MAEAITLTLSCPNRTGIVRAVSSYLFEQGCDIGEHRQFDDPVRDRLFMRTQVTPPEGADLHRIDVGFAEVAAEFQMTYEFSAARGARILVMVSKLGHCLNDLIYRWRAGSLGGELVAVVSNHEDLRPMAEQAGLPFLHVPVTPETKEAAEARLLRLVDDHEAELVVLARYMQILSDATSKALHGRAINIHHSFLPGFKGAKPYHQAYDRGVKLVGATAHYVTSDLDEGPIIEQEVIRIDHTYDPRALQTVGRDAEALALSRAVRWHCERRVLLNGHSTVVFP
- a CDS encoding GcvT family protein, translated to MSTTPRVVIIGAGIVGANLADELTGRGWSRVTVLDQGPLPLTGGSTSHAPGLVFQTNPSKTMTAFAAYTVEKLLGLDGDWCFNQVGGLEVATTPERLADLHRKQGWARSWGVPAEVVDPARCVELHPLLDRERVLGGLHTPTDGLAKASRAVVALARRAESRGALFRGSTQVTEVLQQGGRVTGVRTGTGKEIPADIVVSCAGFWGRAIGDLVGMKVPLLPLAHQYARTGQLAELAGRNDELIEARLPILRHQDHDLYYREHNDCLGIGTYAHRPMPARLADLPEVDQATEQAMPSMLPFTEADFALSWEHSKELLPALREAKVETGFNGVFSFTPDNGPLIGESPDVAGFWVAEAVWVTHSSGVAKAVAQLLVDGRSEVGLHGCDVNRFDEAQTTDSYVDETAQRNFVEIYDVLHPLQPRLSPRELKVSPFYAQQQELGAYFLEAHTWERPHWYESNARLLEELPPEWQPPRRDAWSAMFHSPIAAVEAWKTRTGVAMYDMTPLKRIEVAGPGATEFLQRLTTGKMDKSVGSVTYTLMLDAAGGIRSDLTVARLATDRYQVGANGNLDLAYFRREAPDDVQIRDITGGTCCVGVWGPLARDLVQPLSDEDFSHEALKYFRLQHASIAGIPVVAMRLSYVGELGWELYTSAEHGRRLWSALWEAGQPLGVIAAGRAAFNSLRLEKGYRAWGTDMTTEHTPEEAGLAFAIHKNKTNYVGHQALADAEPPTRRLTCLTIDDGQSMVLGHEPVFLNGKAVGYVTSAAYGHTIQKPIAYAWLPPSATTGTPVTIHYFDRRIQATVTPEPLYDPTMTKIRQ
- a CDS encoding aromatic ring-hydroxylating oxygenase subunit alpha; its protein translation is MSSVEVRGRQPESAASLIPTLPGAHYTDPAIFEREQQRIFQRTWFAAARAGDLPEPGGFRTVEVGGESVLIVRGRDRALRAFLNVCRHRGARLCTDGSGSVRRSLQCPYHAWTYGLDGSLIAAPNLNSMADVDRREYGLIGVALREWLGTVWVCLADEPPSFADTVQAVVAARLGDEETIERWGLDELVVGRRITYEVKANWKLIVENFMECYHCATIHPELTEVLPEFADGYAAQYFVGHGAEFGEEVTGFTVDGQGGFGKLAGLDESHDRRYYAITVNPQVFLNLVPDHVIFHRMYPMAVDRTVVECDWLYPRPVIDSGADLSRSVELFHRVNQQDFDACERCQPGMSSKAYAAGGVLVPSEHHIAEFRDWVADAIR
- a CDS encoding sarcosine oxidase subunit delta yields the protein MQLIHCPWCGPREEVEFHYGGQAGVAYPERPAELSDQDWAEYVFYRDNPKGTFAERWSHSAGCRRWFDAVRDTHTYRFLSTTKPRPKEVRV